In Paenibacillus sp. BIC5C1, a genomic segment contains:
- a CDS encoding GNAT family N-acetyltransferase: MSLNVSIRNSTPEDLQDMVILMDQLGYPTTYAEMKVRYSHIAADSNFATLVAEVRGRVVGLIGLQTSYLYEKNGRHCRIMALIVHDQFRSSGIGRQLILEAEQWAATHGVDSLSLNSGNRPDREAAHEFYQQMGFTAGSTGFSKKPQALQHS, from the coding sequence ATGAGTCTGAATGTATCGATTCGTAACAGTACCCCTGAAGATCTGCAGGATATGGTCATTCTTATGGATCAACTCGGTTATCCAACCACGTATGCCGAGATGAAGGTGCGTTATTCGCATATCGCTGCGGATTCAAACTTTGCAACGTTGGTTGCCGAAGTCCGTGGCCGTGTCGTTGGATTGATTGGTCTACAGACATCTTACCTATATGAAAAAAACGGAAGACACTGCCGCATCATGGCTCTCATCGTGCATGATCAGTTCAGAAGCTCCGGCATCGGTCGTCAGCTTATTCTGGAAGCAGAGCAGTGGGCAGCCACTCATGGCGTGGATTCCTTATCTCTAAACAGCGGTAATCGCCCGGATCGTGAAGCTGCGCATGAATTCTACCAACAGATGGGCTTTACCGCGGGAAGTACCGGATTTAGCAAAAAGCCTCAGGCTTTGCAGCATAGCTGA
- a CDS encoding copper amine oxidase N-terminal domain-containing protein has product MKWLAVPLVLMMVALTGCQAVGGVDIGKAVVNSTTVKSGESKQSMHIKIEPTANLVDEDALQMIELINSISLDIEDAKVKDSSTASVKGTLSMQGKKLPFHLSMDKSEMVIDVDGAQKPLYISLEDDTLPMLDTKALEKQIEELSPKLLTFALKHLSNPKNISVTPVQESVNGESLSLSKLHVEISGEELLAMVKPFLTSVAQDEQGLKDLIGDLYDVFYPILVTINTVDNGDGSALPSTISESRDAEVASLYETIKGGLDEILANYDKELASLLTETPELKTVFGTDTNLKLDFYLDSALNIRKQIYDFKVALPASEDLPIKSVSVYGDSELWNIGGPVTVDAVDKTDGAIDLMQGDITPGQMLRNFDSNSLVYQLLKDEAGITRKYVMLYPDDESYGAITVKNTTFVPLRYLSEELDAEVKWTKGSDKIVVIDDITGDEIILTVGSKKATVAGKEVTMVEPAYVGKNGKTYVPLRFMAESLGASVDKEKETGWIFIDRP; this is encoded by the coding sequence GTGAAGTGGCTTGCCGTACCACTCGTTTTGATGATGGTTGCGCTTACGGGATGTCAAGCCGTAGGTGGCGTAGATATTGGCAAAGCCGTTGTCAACAGTACAACCGTCAAGTCCGGTGAATCCAAACAGTCCATGCATATAAAAATTGAACCGACAGCAAACCTCGTCGATGAGGATGCTCTTCAAATGATTGAACTCATTAATTCCATTTCATTGGATATTGAAGATGCCAAAGTGAAGGACTCCAGCACGGCGTCTGTCAAAGGGACACTAAGTATGCAAGGAAAGAAATTGCCTTTCCATCTGTCGATGGATAAATCGGAAATGGTCATTGATGTAGATGGAGCGCAAAAGCCTCTATACATATCTTTGGAGGATGACACGCTTCCTATGCTAGATACGAAGGCGTTGGAGAAGCAGATTGAGGAGCTTTCCCCGAAATTGCTGACCTTTGCGCTGAAGCATTTGTCCAACCCGAAAAATATTTCCGTAACCCCGGTACAGGAATCGGTTAACGGTGAATCGCTGAGTCTCTCCAAGCTGCATGTGGAGATCAGTGGAGAAGAGCTTCTTGCCATGGTTAAACCGTTTCTGACAAGTGTTGCTCAGGACGAGCAAGGACTCAAGGATCTGATTGGAGATCTGTATGATGTGTTCTACCCTATCCTCGTTACAATCAACACAGTTGATAATGGCGACGGCAGTGCCCTTCCGTCTACGATTAGCGAATCACGGGATGCCGAAGTTGCTTCATTGTACGAAACGATTAAGGGCGGTCTTGACGAGATTCTTGCCAATTACGACAAGGAACTAGCCAGCTTGTTGACCGAAACACCTGAACTGAAGACGGTATTCGGAACAGATACCAATCTCAAATTGGACTTTTATCTGGACAGCGCGCTGAATATCCGTAAACAGATTTATGATTTCAAAGTAGCGTTGCCTGCTTCTGAAGATCTGCCGATCAAATCGGTATCCGTATACGGTGACAGTGAACTGTGGAATATTGGTGGACCAGTAACTGTGGATGCCGTGGACAAAACGGACGGTGCAATTGATCTGATGCAGGGAGATATCACGCCAGGTCAGATGTTGCGCAATTTTGATTCCAATTCACTTGTGTATCAGCTGTTGAAGGATGAAGCGGGAATCACCCGTAAATATGTCATGTTGTATCCGGACGACGAATCCTATGGTGCAATCACTGTTAAAAATACAACATTTGTTCCTCTTCGTTATCTGTCCGAGGAATTGGATGCTGAAGTGAAATGGACCAAAGGGTCGGATAAAATCGTCGTTATTGACGATATCACTGGCGATGAGATTATCCTGACTGTAGGTTCCAAGAAGGCAACCGTTGCAGGCAAGGAAGTAACGATGGTTGAACCCGCCTATGTAGGCAAAAACGGCAAAACCTATGTCCCGCTGCGCTTTATGGCAGAGTCTCTTGGGGCATCTGTAGATAAGGAAAAAGAAACAGGCTGGATTTTCATTGACCGGCCATAA
- a CDS encoding D-alanine--D-alanine ligase: MKVGVIMGGTSSERDVSLLTGQEMINHLDGQKYEVIPVEINSKRDLIEKAAGLDVALLALHGKYGEDGTIQGTLESLGVPYTGCGVLASSVCMDKDMSKRLIQHAGIPTGEWLQVSSLNELSSTAVQQLTYPVVVKPNSGGSSIGTQVVQEPSALHAAVEAALVWDEVVMIEQYIEGEEITCAVLDGQMLPVISIRSNADFFDYTSKYNDCGAEEQVVHLPADLHKRVEAAALTCYRVLKCSVYARVDMMIRDGMPYVLEVNTLPGLTRNSLLPKSAAAAGISFASLLDSIIDLSLKERQKEATRS; this comes from the coding sequence ATGAAAGTTGGCGTTATTATGGGTGGCACATCTTCGGAGCGGGATGTTTCCCTGCTCACCGGACAGGAGATGATCAACCATCTGGATGGACAGAAGTATGAGGTTATTCCGGTGGAAATCAACAGCAAGCGTGATCTCATCGAGAAAGCCGCAGGATTGGATGTGGCACTGCTCGCTCTGCACGGCAAATACGGCGAGGATGGCACGATTCAAGGTACGTTAGAGTCGCTGGGCGTTCCTTATACAGGCTGTGGTGTACTCGCGAGCAGTGTATGCATGGACAAAGATATGTCCAAACGGCTCATACAGCATGCGGGTATACCTACTGGCGAGTGGCTTCAGGTAAGCAGTCTGAATGAATTGTCATCAACCGCTGTGCAGCAGTTAACATATCCCGTTGTGGTAAAGCCCAATTCAGGTGGTTCCAGCATCGGTACACAAGTGGTGCAGGAACCCTCGGCTCTTCATGCGGCTGTAGAAGCGGCTCTCGTTTGGGACGAAGTCGTCATGATCGAGCAATATATTGAGGGCGAAGAGATTACCTGCGCCGTTCTGGATGGTCAGATGCTTCCTGTTATCTCGATTCGTTCAAATGCCGATTTTTTCGATTACACCTCCAAATATAATGACTGCGGCGCTGAGGAGCAGGTCGTTCATTTGCCTGCCGATTTGCATAAACGTGTAGAAGCGGCGGCATTAACCTGTTACCGGGTGTTGAAATGCAGTGTATATGCTCGCGTGGACATGATGATTCGAGATGGCATGCCCTATGTGCTTGAGGTGAACACGCTTCCGGGTCTTACCCGAAATAGCCTGCTGCCCAAAAGTGCAGCCGCTGCTGGTATCTCCTTTGCCAGTTTGCTGGATTCCATTATTGATCTCTCGTTAAAAGAACGTCAAAAGGAGGCAACGCGATCATGA
- a CDS encoding YfbM family protein, whose translation MGMSGRYLVVTNELVESIKSGEVSVHDCSVELDIDKMWQMLQFTLTGEVVEGQPPLGYVVPLAGEQYLGNYSDMDLFLLNNEQVLEAYMALEQLTPEELKKRFSLEQMVAEGVYPVMDDWDAEETFQEIVQALNDVQALFQATAASGNGIVFYIF comes from the coding sequence ATGGGCATGTCCGGCAGATATCTTGTTGTCACCAATGAATTGGTTGAATCCATTAAGTCAGGTGAAGTCAGTGTACATGATTGCTCGGTCGAGCTGGATATCGATAAAATGTGGCAGATGCTACAGTTTACGTTGACTGGTGAAGTGGTAGAGGGGCAGCCTCCTCTGGGATATGTGGTCCCTTTGGCAGGTGAACAATATCTGGGCAACTATTCAGACATGGATCTGTTCCTGCTGAACAATGAACAGGTGCTTGAGGCGTACATGGCGTTAGAACAACTGACACCTGAAGAATTGAAGAAACGGTTTAGCCTGGAACAAATGGTAGCTGAGGGCGTGTATCCTGTCATGGATGATTGGGACGCAGAGGAGACATTCCAGGAGATCGTTCAGGCACTGAATGATGTTCAGGCTTTATTTCAGGCAACGGCTGCAAGCGGGAACGGGATTGTCTTTTATATTTTCTAA
- a CDS encoding GNAT family N-acetyltransferase codes for MKSQLTIQSSSITLRPLTLEDQDALYALTRQPEITDILPEWRMTEEQLHGFLQFVVGSYEQFDPKDVRVMLAVVHNKDQQIIGWCGVFPNDMLDSNDREVAYAISRDYRNKGYVTEAVNALTTYLFENTLLDRIVGIVKPFNQPSRKVLEHAGFRYVSRRKLSDQADYDYFERYKVQPAPASSLGLQSQVHLRRARQEDAEVLTEICTRAFDHAIRVWAMGDTVPDSNLCPPGYSSVRMHSYVIREWDYYVIEWDGCTIGGVSVNVLGSRHARLDKIFIDPVCHGRGIGSQVIRLVEAEFPEIGVWKLETSGRQRDNHHFYEKMGYVCLYASEDEYGYEKIITIEPVIQLPSEELSNVKGESINEFYQADLDSLRFSTSNLRDIRITDCNLSGGKFTNLNMTSILLADLRLTDSKVEFCALDGVQFQDTHLGQDRVPMRWEHCDLKGSHFNDCDLSDVQLERCQVAGMKINGVAIEELLAAYESMKAKR; via the coding sequence ATGAAAAGTCAATTGACCATCCAATCCAGTTCGATTACATTACGTCCACTAACGCTGGAAGACCAGGACGCACTGTATGCATTAACCCGACAACCCGAAATCACGGATATTCTTCCCGAATGGAGGATGACAGAGGAACAGCTGCATGGTTTTCTGCAATTCGTTGTTGGCAGTTACGAGCAGTTCGACCCGAAAGATGTAAGGGTCATGCTGGCTGTTGTGCACAACAAAGATCAGCAAATCATTGGCTGGTGTGGTGTGTTTCCCAATGACATGCTGGATAGTAATGATCGTGAAGTGGCTTACGCCATTTCAAGGGATTATCGGAATAAAGGGTATGTCACAGAAGCAGTGAATGCCTTAACGACATACTTGTTCGAGAATACTCTGTTGGATCGAATCGTGGGTATTGTAAAGCCGTTTAACCAGCCTTCACGCAAGGTGCTTGAACATGCTGGATTTCGTTATGTCTCTCGCAGAAAACTTTCGGATCAGGCTGACTACGATTATTTTGAACGATATAAAGTACAGCCGGCACCAGCATCTTCACTGGGGCTGCAATCTCAAGTTCATCTTCGCCGTGCACGCCAAGAGGATGCTGAAGTGCTTACGGAGATATGTACCAGAGCCTTTGATCATGCGATCAGGGTCTGGGCTATGGGAGACACAGTTCCGGACAGCAACCTTTGTCCACCAGGCTATTCGTCTGTTCGTATGCACAGTTACGTGATCCGTGAATGGGACTATTACGTTATTGAATGGGATGGATGCACCATTGGTGGAGTCAGTGTCAATGTATTGGGAAGCAGGCATGCGAGGCTGGATAAAATCTTTATTGATCCCGTTTGTCATGGTCGGGGTATAGGATCTCAGGTCATCAGGCTTGTTGAGGCCGAATTCCCTGAGATTGGGGTATGGAAGCTGGAGACCTCGGGAAGACAGCGGGATAATCATCATTTTTATGAGAAAATGGGTTATGTCTGTCTCTATGCGTCTGAAGATGAATATGGATATGAGAAAATCATAACAATAGAGCCTGTAATCCAGCTCCCATCCGAGGAATTATCCAACGTTAAGGGTGAGTCGATTAATGAATTTTACCAAGCTGATCTCGATTCACTTCGCTTCAGCACCAGCAATCTTCGGGATATCCGGATCACCGATTGCAACCTGAGTGGGGGTAAATTCACCAATCTGAATATGACCAGCATATTACTGGCCGATTTACGTTTAACAGATAGCAAGGTTGAATTCTGTGCTTTGGATGGTGTTCAATTTCAGGATACACATCTCGGCCAAGACAGAGTACCCATGCGTTGGGAGCATTGTGATCTCAAGGGCAGTCATTTCAATGACTGTGATCTATCCGACGTACAGTTGGAACGGTGCCAGGTGGCAGGAATGAAGATTAATGGAGTGGCTATAGAGGAGTTACTTGCTGCGTATGAATCCATGAAGGCCAAAAGATAA
- a CDS encoding DUF4385 domain-containing protein, whose protein sequence is MKKFDYSLNYEELDLRKQPELYTIGRGEQGVLMVEPYKSEILPHWRFKTPEIAKESSQKIYELFLEYKKRDDFVGMDMARKFLQMGYTRARRYTNHKGGRKYSKEDGSILPYQNDKVKAESAAIFKAQWEIAKTDRDYVKMKQEHREKYESENTQEHG, encoded by the coding sequence ATGAAAAAGTTTGATTACAGCCTCAATTACGAGGAGCTTGATCTGCGCAAGCAGCCTGAACTGTATACCATTGGCCGGGGGGAACAAGGGGTATTAATGGTGGAGCCCTACAAAAGCGAGATTCTACCGCACTGGCGGTTCAAAACACCTGAAATTGCGAAAGAATCCTCGCAGAAGATCTACGAACTATTTTTGGAGTATAAGAAAAGGGATGACTTTGTCGGTATGGATATGGCACGCAAGTTTTTGCAAATGGGTTATACGCGGGCAAGGCGGTATACGAATCATAAAGGCGGACGCAAATATTCGAAGGAGGACGGCTCCATCCTGCCTTATCAGAATGATAAGGTGAAGGCTGAATCAGCAGCCATTTTCAAAGCACAATGGGAGATTGCCAAAACGGACCGGGATTATGTGAAAATGAAGCAGGAGCACCGGGAAAAGTACGAGTCGGAGAACACGCAGGAGCATGGGTGA
- a CDS encoding LLM class flavin-dependent oxidoreductase, protein MEIGISTFVETNPDVNTGELISHAQRIRDVVEEIVLADQVGLDVYGVGEHHRSDYAASSPAVILAAAASQTKRIRLTSAVTVLSSADPVRVFQDFATLDGISNGRAEIMAGRGSFIESFPLFGYDLNDYDELFDEKLELLLKLRDSEKVTWEGKHRPSFNNLGIYPRPVQEKLPVWIGSGGNQESVVRAGLLGLPLVLAIIGGRPVQFAPLVELYKKAAAHAGHDASKLTVASHSHGFIADTTDEAVEKFFPPAQAVMNILGRERGWGHYSRATFDAARSLEGALYVGDVDTVAQKIIYLRKEVGITRFMLHTPLGTMPHEEVMKAIELLGKEVAPKVRAEISRWEAENEAAR, encoded by the coding sequence ATGGAAATCGGAATCAGTACATTTGTGGAAACGAACCCAGATGTAAACACAGGAGAACTTATAAGTCATGCGCAGCGTATTCGCGACGTTGTTGAAGAGATTGTTTTGGCAGATCAGGTGGGGCTGGATGTGTATGGTGTGGGAGAACACCATCGTTCTGACTATGCCGCTTCATCACCAGCTGTCATTCTGGCTGCCGCAGCTTCACAGACCAAACGCATTCGCCTAACCAGCGCTGTAACGGTGCTATCTTCGGCTGATCCGGTACGGGTATTTCAGGATTTCGCAACGCTGGACGGCATTTCGAATGGGCGTGCGGAGATTATGGCAGGGCGGGGATCATTCATTGAGTCATTCCCATTGTTCGGTTATGATCTGAACGACTATGATGAGTTGTTTGACGAGAAATTGGAGCTACTCTTAAAGCTGCGTGATTCGGAAAAAGTAACTTGGGAAGGCAAACACCGCCCTTCCTTTAATAATCTGGGCATCTACCCGCGTCCGGTACAGGAAAAACTTCCGGTATGGATCGGTAGTGGTGGTAACCAGGAATCGGTTGTCCGCGCAGGTCTGCTTGGATTACCACTTGTGCTCGCCATTATTGGTGGACGCCCCGTTCAATTCGCACCACTGGTGGAGTTGTACAAAAAAGCAGCCGCACATGCAGGACACGACGCATCCAAACTGACTGTGGCTTCCCACTCTCATGGGTTCATTGCGGATACAACAGATGAAGCCGTGGAGAAATTCTTCCCTCCAGCTCAGGCTGTAATGAACATACTGGGCCGTGAACGCGGCTGGGGACACTACAGCCGTGCAACCTTTGACGCGGCACGCAGTCTGGAAGGCGCATTGTATGTGGGTGATGTAGATACCGTGGCTCAGAAGATTATCTATCTGCGCAAAGAGGTGGGTATCACACGTTTCATGTTACACACTCCCCTCGGTACGATGCCGCATGAAGAAGTGATGAAAGCTATTGAACTGCTCGGCAAAGAAGTCGCTCCCAAAGTACGTGCTGAAATTTCGCGTTGGGAAGCTGAGAACGAAGCCGCACGTTAA
- a CDS encoding class I SAM-dependent methyltransferase has product MERSRVIEYYSRFDEWGRLDREPLEFIINMHYIRESLPATGLVLDNGAGPGKYAMELAKLGYHVTLSDLTPASVDMAQQKAKELDLTRKFEGFYALDATHLDGIADETYDASLMLGPLYHLQTEEERVAAVRELHRVTKRGGTVFVAMQSRMRMGITSLQFPQQWKPHDHMEAIRSFVEKGTFDHLDQGRFTGAYYFNIQDINPFMEQYGFETVDLIGSSSLRAMLTEEQQQYWKERGEYDELIQYMIEAAKDPSILGISSHLLYIGKKKSS; this is encoded by the coding sequence ATGGAAAGATCACGTGTGATTGAGTATTATTCCAGATTTGACGAGTGGGGAAGGTTGGACCGGGAACCGCTGGAGTTCATCATTAATATGCATTATATCCGAGAGTCACTTCCGGCAACCGGACTTGTGCTTGATAATGGCGCAGGACCAGGCAAATATGCGATGGAGCTTGCTAAGCTCGGATACCATGTCACGCTGTCAGACCTGACCCCTGCATCTGTGGATATGGCTCAGCAGAAGGCAAAGGAATTGGATTTGACACGGAAGTTTGAAGGATTTTATGCGTTGGATGCGACCCATCTGGACGGTATTGCAGATGAGACATATGATGCGTCGCTGATGCTGGGACCGTTGTATCATTTGCAGACGGAAGAAGAGCGAGTGGCTGCGGTACGGGAGCTGCATCGGGTCACCAAGCGTGGGGGAACTGTGTTTGTAGCGATGCAGAGCCGGATGCGAATGGGCATTACCTCTTTGCAATTCCCGCAGCAATGGAAACCACATGACCACATGGAAGCTATCCGGTCTTTTGTGGAAAAGGGGACATTCGATCATCTGGATCAAGGACGGTTTACGGGAGCGTATTATTTTAATATACAGGATATTAACCCATTTATGGAGCAGTACGGATTCGAAACGGTAGACCTGATTGGATCGTCCAGTCTGAGAGCCATGCTCACAGAAGAGCAGCAGCAATATTGGAAAGAACGCGGGGAATACGATGAGTTGATCCAGTATATGATTGAGGCGGCCAAAGACCCGTCAATACTGGGAATCTCGTCTCATCTGCTGTACATTGGGAAAAAGAAATCATCATGA
- a CDS encoding SDR family oxidoreductase, with protein MKQVQNQWVLITGASSGIGQTFALEMASKGKHVVLVARTESKLRQLAERIERTYQVKTEVIVADLSQADAPQHVYEECMNRGIQVNVLINNAGFATHGMFEQVDGARQQEEIMLNVLAVMNMTHLFLPGMLQKRNGTVINVSSTAAFQPDPYMAVYGATKSFVLSFTEALYEENRKRGVQFLALCPGSTDTSFFDVVGAEEASVGKRDTPEHVVEVAMKALASGKPYAVPGASNYWTAQFARLMPRRQMLRIVGGMLRPRSKSGKPQKAQA; from the coding sequence ATGAAGCAGGTTCAAAATCAATGGGTACTCATTACGGGGGCTTCTTCAGGAATTGGGCAGACTTTTGCATTGGAGATGGCGTCAAAAGGCAAACATGTGGTCTTGGTGGCTCGAACAGAGTCCAAATTGCGTCAACTGGCAGAACGGATTGAGCGAACCTATCAAGTGAAGACGGAAGTAATTGTAGCGGATCTATCCCAGGCGGATGCACCACAACACGTTTATGAGGAATGTATGAATCGGGGCATACAGGTTAATGTATTAATCAACAATGCGGGATTTGCCACGCATGGAATGTTTGAACAGGTGGATGGTGCACGGCAGCAGGAAGAGATTATGCTGAATGTACTCGCAGTCATGAACATGACCCATCTTTTCCTGCCAGGCATGCTGCAAAAACGGAACGGCACCGTCATCAACGTTTCTTCAACGGCTGCTTTTCAACCTGACCCATACATGGCTGTATATGGGGCTACGAAATCTTTCGTTCTTTCTTTTACAGAGGCGTTGTATGAAGAGAACCGGAAGCGAGGCGTTCAGTTTTTGGCTCTATGCCCTGGCTCGACCGATACCTCATTCTTTGACGTAGTAGGAGCCGAAGAGGCCTCGGTAGGCAAACGGGATACGCCCGAGCATGTTGTGGAAGTAGCGATGAAGGCGTTGGCGTCAGGCAAGCCGTATGCTGTGCCAGGTGCCTCCAATTACTGGACGGCCCAGTTTGCTCGCCTTATGCCGCGCAGACAAATGCTGCGCATCGTAGGGGGCATGCTTCGGCCCCGTTCGAAAAGCGGCAAGCCGCAAAAGGCACAGGCTTAA
- a CDS encoding cellulase family glycosylhydrolase encodes MNPPSHHFVLTLVCITLCLFILLPLPASAAKSELARQHEMTAFGPLQSDVDGMQPGWNLGNSLDTVGPDETYWGNPRVTRELIQQIAAKGYRSIRIPVTWDGHIGDAPDYTVDPAYMARVQEVVQWALETNLYVVVNVHHDSYLWISQLETDHDQVLSRYKAIWAQIATQFKDKPRKLMFESVNEPRFNRGATNAGDMGSGSNINEARQLELLHELNTAFVELVRETGGNNSERPLVLPTLESSPTQVRLDSLRQTIAGLKDHNLIATVHYYGYWPFSVNIAGHTTFDTDTKNDAASTFNNVYNTLVVQGIPVILGEYGLLGFDKHTDVIEQGEKLKYFEFVGHQSKEKKIASMLWDNGQHLNRQTFQWADPDLFQMIQASWTGRSAIGESDLLYFRQGSPVGDRQLTIKLNGNKLVALYASDQMLQAGTDYSFTGSTLTVKAAALSRMISSSQKLGNNGILTAKFNQGAEWNWNVIVFTEPELSGATGTVDSFSIPTQFQGDQLATMEAVYTSGENTTPQDWTPYKEFLSTFAPSYETNEIKLQPDWLKELRDGQIELTFHFWSGELIRYTLIKNGNLVTGKVQNN; translated from the coding sequence ATGAACCCACCTAGCCACCATTTCGTTCTGACGCTTGTTTGCATCACCCTGTGTCTGTTTATTCTGCTTCCTCTGCCTGCGTCTGCAGCCAAGTCTGAACTTGCCAGACAACATGAAATGACGGCCTTTGGTCCGCTACAAAGCGATGTTGACGGGATGCAGCCGGGATGGAACCTGGGAAATTCCCTGGACACGGTCGGACCTGATGAAACGTATTGGGGAAACCCGCGAGTTACCCGCGAACTGATACAGCAGATCGCTGCTAAGGGATACCGAAGTATTCGCATTCCCGTCACATGGGATGGGCATATTGGGGATGCACCAGACTATACTGTTGATCCAGCATACATGGCTCGTGTTCAGGAGGTTGTCCAATGGGCGCTGGAAACCAATCTCTATGTCGTTGTGAACGTTCACCATGATTCCTATCTGTGGATTAGCCAACTGGAGACGGACCATGATCAGGTGCTTTCCCGTTATAAAGCAATATGGGCTCAGATTGCCACGCAGTTCAAAGATAAACCACGTAAGCTGATGTTTGAGAGTGTTAACGAACCGCGCTTTAACCGCGGAGCAACAAATGCAGGCGACATGGGCTCAGGCAGCAATATTAATGAGGCACGGCAGCTGGAGCTTTTGCATGAATTAAACACTGCATTTGTTGAGCTGGTACGAGAAACGGGTGGAAATAACAGCGAGCGCCCGTTAGTCCTGCCTACGCTGGAAAGTTCACCAACACAGGTGAGACTCGACAGTTTGAGGCAGACGATAGCCGGGCTGAAGGACCACAACCTGATTGCTACGGTGCATTATTACGGATACTGGCCGTTCAGCGTCAACATTGCAGGACATACCACCTTCGACACGGATACGAAAAATGATGCGGCCAGCACGTTCAACAATGTGTACAACACGCTGGTTGTTCAAGGTATTCCGGTTATTCTCGGTGAATACGGCCTGCTCGGTTTTGACAAACATACCGATGTCATCGAACAGGGAGAGAAGCTGAAATATTTTGAATTCGTCGGCCATCAGTCAAAAGAAAAAAAGATCGCGTCCATGTTATGGGACAACGGTCAGCATCTGAATCGGCAAACATTCCAGTGGGCTGACCCGGATTTATTCCAGATGATCCAAGCTTCCTGGACAGGACGCTCTGCCATAGGTGAAAGCGATCTGCTCTATTTCAGACAAGGTTCGCCTGTGGGAGACAGACAATTGACGATCAAGTTAAACGGAAACAAACTGGTTGCCCTGTATGCGAGTGATCAGATGCTGCAAGCTGGCACGGATTATTCGTTCACTGGCAGCACGTTGACCGTCAAAGCCGCTGCGTTATCCCGGATGATCAGCTCAAGTCAGAAGCTTGGGAACAACGGGATACTCACAGCGAAATTCAATCAGGGGGCAGAATGGAACTGGAATGTGATTGTGTTTACGGAGCCTGAGTTGAGCGGCGCAACAGGTACGGTAGACTCCTTCTCCATTCCTACCCAGTTTCAAGGTGATCAGCTTGCCACGATGGAGGCTGTGTATACATCTGGTGAGAATACCACGCCACAGGACTGGACACCGTATAAGGAATTCTTGAGTACATTTGCTCCTTCTTATGAAACGAATGAAATTAAACTACAGCCCGATTGGCTCAAAGAACTGCGCGACGGACAGATCGAGCTGACATTTCACTTCTGGAGTGGTGAGCTCATTCGCTACACTCTGATTAAGAACGGAAATCTGGTGACTGGCAAGGTACAAAATAATTGA
- a CDS encoding TetR/AcrR family transcriptional regulator, with protein sequence MKDHNSGSKESAHTVTTFQEARLQHSENLRQNIVHAAASLLQEHGPEAVTVRRVAERMECSTKIIYNLFGKKEGLAKYLYMEGCSLLSQSFESVPQQASFENYFRDLAYAYWDFGITQSSFYQLMFGGSFAEFKPDAESLQGTATALKQITSLVAASIEQGMLKENDLLLAVRMIWAPLHGVIHLYLGGHIETEEAAKRLYDHTLSMVILSLVGVSSNG encoded by the coding sequence ATGAAAGATCACAATTCGGGTTCCAAAGAATCCGCTCACACAGTTACTACCTTTCAGGAAGCCAGACTCCAGCACTCCGAAAACCTGCGCCAAAATATTGTGCATGCCGCCGCATCCTTGCTGCAAGAGCACGGCCCCGAGGCCGTTACAGTTCGGCGCGTGGCAGAACGAATGGAGTGCTCCACCAAAATCATATATAACCTTTTTGGCAAGAAAGAAGGGTTAGCCAAATACCTATATATGGAGGGGTGCTCCCTCCTATCCCAATCGTTTGAATCCGTGCCTCAGCAAGCATCATTCGAGAATTATTTTCGCGATCTCGCTTATGCCTACTGGGATTTCGGAATTACACAATCCAGCTTCTATCAGCTGATGTTTGGCGGTTCATTTGCAGAATTCAAACCAGATGCAGAGAGTCTGCAAGGAACAGCAACTGCTCTCAAACAAATTACGTCCCTGGTTGCGGCCTCAATTGAGCAGGGAATGCTTAAGGAGAACGATCTACTGCTTGCTGTCCGTATGATATGGGCCCCTCTACATGGTGTCATCCACCTGTACCTGGGAGGCCATATTGAGACTGAAGAGGCCGCGAAACGGCTATACGATCATACGTTGTCCATGGTTATTCTCTCCCTTGTTGGGGTATCTTCCAATGGCTAA